A stretch of Arachis hypogaea cultivar Tifrunner chromosome 15, arahy.Tifrunner.gnm2.J5K5, whole genome shotgun sequence DNA encodes these proteins:
- the LOC112747406 gene encoding uncharacterized protein, whose amino-acid sequence MALYLDEEEVWKCPKHPSKRRRSGICPICLRDRLVTLCPDCANVRPCSCCATSSSSSSSSSSSFHRFSVTGDASTVGRVYNLIEREPSLRRSRSLAIPFLRSRSRFSGADSDLDGARDSPAMNGSRSARSFWSLFRSHKNYREHESEATAALAVGDCDGGIDASRKTMMQKSRSVAAAPSGDRELRPRSKGKGWFFPSPMKAFRQSKVSKVVQERSPLYRG is encoded by the coding sequence ATGGCGTTGTACCTGGATGAAGAAGAGGTATGGAAATGTCCAAAGCACCCTTCCAAGCGACGGAGGAGCGGGATTTGTCCAATTTGCCTCCGCGATCGACTCGTCACTCTCTGCCCTGACTGCGCTAACGTGCGACCGTGCTCCTGCTGCGCAACCAGCtcgtcttcttcttcctcctcctcttcgtcCTTCCATCGTTTCTCCGTCACCGGCGACGCCTCTACCGTCGGTCGCGTCTACAACCTCATCGAGCGTGAGCCCTCGCTCCGCCGCTCGCGCTCCCTGGCGATTCCGTTTCTCCGCTCAAGATCGAGGTTCTCCGGCGCCGATTCGGATCTCGACGGCGCGAGAGATTCACCGGCTATGAACGGGAGCCGGTCGGCGAGGTCGTTCTGGTCTTTGTTCAGGTCGCACAAGAACTACAGGGAGCACGAGAGCGAGGCGACGGCGGCGTTGGCCGTCGGAGACTGCGACGGCGGCATAGATGCAAGTAGGAAGACGATGATGCAGAAGTCGAGGTCGGTGGCGGCGGCTCCCAGCGGAGACAGAGAATTGAGGCCGCGGTCAAAGGGAAAGGGATGGTTCTTTCCGAGCCCTATGAAGGCTTTCCGGCAATCCAAGGTGTCTAAAGTGGTTCAGGAGCGTTCTCCTTTGTACAGAGGTTGA